A DNA window from Pogona vitticeps strain Pit_001003342236 chromosome 2, PviZW2.1, whole genome shotgun sequence contains the following coding sequences:
- the LOC140703937 gene encoding LOW QUALITY PROTEIN: uncharacterized protein LOC140703937 (The sequence of the model RefSeq protein was modified relative to this genomic sequence to represent the inferred CDS: substituted 1 base at 1 genomic stop codon), with amino-acid sequence MGKTTNWSINALQISHYQQNIPLRKGPVKCPTCLNEINLCQCLEDGESFRWSPEDTRFHTREKHKRFSSDLKAPQPMHSEEKVYKCIECGMSFKRSSELESHQRIHTGEKAYKCPECGKAFKCNAHLEVHQRIHTGEKPYECKGCGKCFSHSSVFKANQRQHSGEKPYSCKECGKCFSDSSNFRVHQRQHSGEKPYSCKECGKCFSQKTGLQVHQRIHTGEKPHQCNECGKKFSHKANLVIHERIHTGEKPYECKECGKSFRQIAKLVIHQRIHSXEKPYICKECGKCFSRSSNFKVHQYCHSEKKPYSCKECGKSFCQSSNLSLQQQIHTGKKPHQCNECGKKFSYKSHLVVHQRIHTGEKPYKCEECGRSFNQMEKLIIYRRIHSGEKLYHCKECGRSFTTRSAFRMSGTLSPLNPLDPQLTINSLLQADGAKEKEERLHGTLPERWEDENESCWDGNESLWQNQADQKRDISHKYPSGVASEDEMGKTTNWSINALQISHYQQNIPLRKGPVKCPTCLNEINLCQCLEDGESFRWSPEDTRFHTREKHKRFSSDLKAPQPMHSEEKVYKCIECGMSFKRSSELESHQRIHTGEKAYKCPECGKAFKCNAHLEVHQRIHTGEKPYECKGCGKCFSHSSVFKANQRQHSGEKPYSCKECGKCFSDSSNFRVHQRQHSGEKPYSCKECGKCFSRTTELQVHQRIHTGDKPYECKECGKSFRQMANLVKHQQIHS; translated from the exons atgggaaaaacaacaaactgGAGCATCAATGCTCTTCAAATCTCACACTATCAACAAAATATCCCTCTGAGGAAAGgcccagtgaaatgtccaacatgtcTCAATGAGATAAATCTGTGTCAGTGTTTGGAGGATGGAGAAAGTTTCAGATGGAGCCCAGAAGATACAAGATTTCACACGAGGGAGAAACACAAACGCTTTAGCTCTGACCTGAAAGCACCTCAACCAATGCATTCTGAAGAGAAAGTCTATAAGTGCATAGAGTGTGGCATGAGCTTCAAGAGAAGTTCAGAACTTGAAAGCCAtcaaagaatacacacaggagagaaagcatacaaatgtcctGAATGTGGAAAGGCCTTCAAGTGCAATGCACACCTTGAagtacatcagcgaattcatacaggagagaaaccctatgagTGTAAaggatgtgggaaatgtttcagtcattcctcagtttttaaagcaaatcaGCGCCagcattcaggggagaaaccatattcttgtaaagaatgtgggaaatgtttcagtgatTCCTCAAATTTTAGAGTACATCAGCGCCagcattcaggggagaaaccttattcttgtaaagaatgtgggaaatgtttctcccAGAAGACTGGACTTCAAGTACACCagagaattcatacaggagagaagccccatcagtgcaatgaatgtgggaaaaagttcagccACAAGGCAAACCTTGTAATACATgagcgaattcatacaggagagaaaccctatgagtgtaaagaatgtgggaagagtttcagacAAATTGCAAAGCTTGTAatacatcaacgaattcactcaTGAGAAAAGCCCTAtatatgcaaagaatgtggaaaatgtttcagtcgTTCCTCAAATTTTAAAGTACATCAGTACTGTCATTCTGAGAAGAAGccatattcttgtaaagaatgtgggaaaagcttctgcCAGAGCAGTAATCTTAGCCTTCAGCAGCAAATTCATACAGGAAAGAAACCCCAtcagtgcaatgaatgtgggaaaaagttcagcTATAAGTCACACCTTGTagtacatcagcgaattcatacaggagagaaaccctataaatgtgaagaatgtgggaggaGTTTCAACCAAATGGAAAAACTTATAATATATCGACgaattcattcaggagaaaaacTATATCAttgcaaagaatgtgggagaaGCTTCACAACTCGTTCAGCctttagaatg TCTGGCACTTTATCCCCCCTAAACCCACTAGATCCTCAATTAACTATTAATTCTCTCCTTCAAGCAGATGgagcaaaagagaaggaagaaagactcCATGGGACATTGCCAGAAAGATGGGAGGATGaaaatgagagctgttgggatgGAAATGAATCACTGTGGCAGAATCAGGCAGACCAGAAGAGAGATATATCTCACAAATATCCAAGTGGCGTTGCCTCTGAAGacgaaatgggaaaaacaacaaactgGAGCATCAATGCTCTTCAAATCTCACACTATCAACAAAATATCCCTCTGAGGAAAGgcccagtgaaatgtccaacatgtcTCAATGAGATAAATCTGTGTCAGTGTTTGGAGGATGGAGAAAGTTTCAGATGGAGCCCAGAAGATACAAGATTTCACACGAGGGAGAAACACAAACGCTTTAGCTCTGACCTGAAAGCACCTCAACCAATGCATTCTGAAGAGAAAGTCTATAAGTGCATAGAGTGTGGCATGAGCTTCAAGAGAAGTTCAGAACTTGAAAGCCAtcaaagaatacacacaggagagaaagcatacaaatgtcctGAATGTGGAAAGGCCTTCAAGTGCAATGCACACCTTGAagtacatcagcgaattcatacaggagagaaaccctatgagTGTAAaggatgtgggaaatgtttcagtcattcctcagtttttaaagcaaatcaGCGCCagcattcaggggagaaaccatattcttgtaaagaatgtgggaaatgtttcagtgatTCCTCAAATTTTAGAGTACATCAGCGCCagcattcaggggagaaaccttattcttgtaaagaatgtgggaaatgtttctcccGGACCACTGAACTTCAAGTAcaccagcgaattcatacaggagacaAACCCTATGagtgtaaagaatgtgggaagagtttcagacAAATGGCAAATCTTGTAAAACATCAACAAATTCACTCATGA
- the LOC110071519 gene encoding LOW QUALITY PROTEIN: uncharacterized protein LOC110071519 (The sequence of the model RefSeq protein was modified relative to this genomic sequence to represent the inferred CDS: substituted 1 base at 1 genomic stop codon), whose protein sequence is MEGEAPLKDEQKQLQAGANQKEDDADEAFLLLLEGLEDLQDEGKEKVERLHGTLPERGEDENENCWDGNESLRRNREDQRRGRSHRCPSGVASEDEMGKTTNRSISALQNSEYEQNIPLRKSTVKCPTCHAEINLCHCLEEGESFRWSPEDTSFHTGEKHKRFSSDLKAPQPMHSEEKVCKCTECGMSFKRSSELESHQRIHTGEKTYKCPECGRAFRRNAHLEVHQRIHTGEKPYECKECGKCFSHPSAFKVHQRQHSGEKPYYCKECGKCFSDFSNFRVHQRSHSGEKPYSCKECGKCFSQKTGLQVHQRIHTGEKPHQCNECGKKFSHKANLVIHERIHTGEKPYECKECGKSFRQIAKLVIHQRIHSXEKPYICKECGKCFSRSSNFKVHQYCHSEKKPYSCKECGKSFCQSSNLSLQQQIHTGKKPHQCNECGKKFSYKSHLVVHQRIHTGEKPYKCEECGRSFNQMEKLIIYRRIHSGEKLYHCKECGRSFTTRSAFRMH, encoded by the coding sequence atgagggaaaagagaaggtAGAAAGACTCCATGGGACATtgccagaaagaggggaggatgaaAATGAGAACTGTTGGGATGGAAATGAATCACTGAGGCGGAATCGGGAAGACCAGAGGAGAGGCAGATCTCACAGATGTCCGAGCGGCGTTGCCTCTGAAGacgaaatgggaaaaacaacaaacaggagCATCAGTGCTCTTCAAAACTCAGAGTATGAACAAAACATCCCTCTGAGGAAAAGTacagtgaaatgtccaacatgtcACGCCGAGATAAATCTGTGTCACTgtttggaggaaggagaaagttTCAGATGGAGCCCAGAAGATACAAGttttcacacaggggagaaacacaAACGCTTTAGCTCTGACCTTAAGGCTCCTCAACCAATGCATTCTGAAGAGAAAGTCTGTAAGTGCACAGAGTGTGGCATGAGCTTCAAGAGAAGTTCAGAACTTGAAAGCCATCAACGaatacacacaggagagaaaacaTACAAATGTCCAGAATGTGGACGGGCCTTCAGACGCAATGCACACCTTGAAGTACATCagagaattcatacaggagagaaaccttatgagtgtaaagaatgtgggaaatgtttcagtcatcCCTCAGCTTTTAAAGTACATCAGCGCCagcattcaggggagaaaccatattattgtaaagaatgtgggaaatgtttcagtgatTTCTCAAATTTTAGAGTACATCAGCGCTcccattcaggggagaaaccttattcttgtaaagaatgtgggaaatgtttctcccAGAAGACTGGACTTCAAGTACACCagagaattcatacaggagagaagccccatcagtgcaatgaatgtgggaaaaagttcagccACAAGGCAAACCTTGTAATACATgagcgaattcatacaggagagaaaccctatgagtgtaaagaatgtgggaagagtttcagacAAATTGCAAAGCTTGTAatacatcaacgaattcactcaTGAGAAAAGCCCTAtatatgcaaagaatgtggaaaatgtttcagtcgTTCCTCAAATTTTAAAGTACATCAGTACTGTCATTCTGAGAAGAAGccatattcttgtaaagaatgtgggaaaagcttctgcCAGAGCAGTAATCTTAGCCTTCAGCAGCAAATTCATACAGGAAAGAAACCCCAtcagtgcaatgaatgtgggaaaaagttcagcTATAAGTCACACCTTGTagtacatcagcgaattcatacaggagagaaaccctataaatgtgaagaatgtgggaggaGTTTCAACCAAATGGAAAAACTTATAATATATCGACgaattcattcaggagaaaaacTATATCAttgcaaagaatgtgggagaaGCTTCACAACTCGTTCAGCctttagaatgcattga
- the LOC110071463 gene encoding uncharacterized protein LOC110071463 encodes MGKTTNRSISALRSSEYQQNIPLRKSPVKCPTCLNEINLCHCLEHGENFRWSPEDTRFHTGEKHKCFSSDLKSPQPMLSEEKGCMCRECGMRSELESHQRIHTGEKAYKCPECGQVFRCNSRLQVHQQIHTGEKPYICKKCGKCLSRSSAFNVHECQHSGEKPYSGEEVRKCYFQRLQQQIYTEKKPQQCNECGKKFSQKGHLVVHQRIHTGEKPYKCEECGRSFNQIGNLIIHQRSHTGEKPYICEECGKCFSHPSAFKVHQRRHSGEKPYSCNLCGKCFFQSSELQVHQRIHTGEKPYKCKECGKCFSHFSNFRVHQRSHSAKKPYSCKECGKCFYRSSDLQVHQRIHTGEKPYECKECGKSFRQISNLVIHQRIHSGEKPYRCEECGKSFSRSSNFKVHKYCHSEKKPYSCKECGKTFCQSSDLSLHQQNHTQKKPHQCSECGKKFSHKSNLVVHQRIHTGEKPYKCEECGRSFNQIGNLIIHRRIHSGEKPYHCKECRRSFRTRSAFTWHRKIHAGEKSDKC; translated from the coding sequence atgggaaaaacaacaaacaggagCATCAGTGCTCTTCGAAGCTCAGAGTATCAACAAAACATCCCTCTGAGGAAAAGtccagtgaaatgtccaacatgtcTCAATGAGATAAATCTGTGTCACTGTTTGGAGCATGGAGAAAATTTCAGATGGAGCCCAGAAGATACAAgatttcacacaggggagaaacacaAATGCTTTAGTTCTGACCTTAAATCACCTCAACCAATgctttctgaagagaaaggctgTATGTGCAGAGAGTGTGGCATGAGGTCAGAACTTGAAAGCCATCAAAGAATACACACGGgagagaaagcatacaaatgtcctGAATGTGGACAGGTCTTCAGATGCAATTCACGTCTTCAAGTTCATCAgcaaattcatacaggagagaaaccttatatatgcaaaaaatgtgggaaatgtttgagTCGTTCCTCAGCTTTTAATGTACATGAGTGCCaacattcaggggagaaaccatattctGGTGAAGAAGTTCGGAAATGCTACTTCCAGCGCCTTCAGCAACAAATTTATACAGAAAAGAAACCCCAGCAgtgcaatgaatgtgggaaaaagttcagccAGAAGGGACATCTTGTagtacatcagcgaattcatacaggagagaaaccctataaatgtgaagaatgtgggaggaGTTTCAACCAAATCGGAAACCTTATAATACATCAACGAagtcatacaggagagaaaccctatatatgcgaagaatgtgggaaatgtttcagtcatcCTTCAGCTTTTAAAGTACATCAGCGCCGGCattcaggggagaagccatattctTGTAATctatgtgggaaatgtttcttccAGAGCAGTGAACTTCAAGTACACCAGCgaattcatactggagagaaaccctataagtgtaaagaatgtgggaaatgtttcagtcattTCTCAAATTTCAGAGTACATCAGCGCTCCCATTCAGCGAAGAAACCTtattcttgtaaagaatgtgggaaatgtttctacCGGAGCAGTGATCTTCAAGTAcaccagcgaattcatacaggagagaaaccctatgagtgtaaagaatgtgggaagagtttcagacAAATTTCAAATCTTGTAatacatcaacgaattcactcaggAGAAAAGCCCTATAGATGTGaagaatgtggaaaatctttCAGTCGTTCCTCAAATTTTAAAGTACATAAGTACTGTCATTCTGAGAAGAAGccatattcttgtaaagaatgtgggaaaacgTTCTGCCAGAGCAGTGATCTTAGCCTTCACCAGCAAAACCATACACAAAAGAAACCCCATCAGTGCAGTGAATGTGGGAAAAAGTTTAGCCATAAGTCTAACCTTGTagtacatcagcgaattcatacaggagagaaaccctataaatgtgaagaatgtgggaggaGTTTCAACCAAATCGGAAACCTTATAATACATCGACgaattcattcaggagaaaaaccTTATCATTGCAAAGAATGTCGGAGAAGCTTCAGAACTCGTTCAGCCTTTACATGGCATCGAAAAATTCATGCTGGGGAGAAATCAGATAAATGTTAA